The genomic DNA ATTTGTTTTGTCTCTCTACCAAAGAACGCTAATACAACCACTCCCACAACGATACTAATACAGAATATCGTAAAAATAAAGCCGATAGAATAGCCTGCTGCAACTAGTGATCCAACCAATAATGGACCAAGGATACCACCCACACGACCGATCGAAGCGGCCATCCCAGAGCCTGTCCCACGAATCACAGCTGGATACTGTTCTGGGGTATATGCATATAATGCTCCCCATGCACCGAGGTTAAAGAACGATAATAGAATCCCCGCTGTCATTAAGATGGCAGTCGTCTCAGCATTACCGAACACTAGTGCCGAAGCTGCAGTTCCTAATAAATAGGTGACTAATACAAATTTGCGTCCTAGTTTTTCAATTAACCATGCCGCTGTATAGTAACCTGGAAGTTGAGCTAACGTCATGATAAGCACATATTCAAAGCTCTTAATCATGCTAAAACCCTTCATGACCATCACACTTGGTAACCATAAGAACATACCGTAATAAGAGAATACAACAGTAAACCAAACAACCCATAATACAAAGGTAGAACGTGAGTGATCTTTTGACCATACGTCTTGGATATTTTGAATCACCGTTCTTTTTTCTACCTTCTTTTTTGAAAATGCTGGTGAATCCGGTAAGTTTACTCGTAAATAAAGTGCGTAAAACGCTGGAATAGCACTAATAATCAAGGCAATTTTCCAACCATAGGATGGGATAATAAAGTACGAAATAAGTGCAGATAGAAGCCATCCAAATGCCCAAAAGCTCTCAAGGAGAACAACGACACGTCCACGATCTTTAGCTGGTACACTTTCAGAAACAAGTGTTGAGGCAACAGGTAATTCTCCTCCCAACCCCATTCCTACAAAGAATCGCAAAACGAGAAAAGCTGCTAAAGTGGTAGTAAAGGCTGAAGCTCCGCTCGCTAATGAAAATAATAGTAGAGTAATAATAAAAATATTCTTTCTTCCAATTCGATCTGCCCAAATACCAAAAACGAGAGCACCAACAGCCATCCCTATCGAGTTCACACTTCCAATCCAACCCATTTGTTCAGGAGTTAATCCCCAATCAGCATTTAGAGCTGCAATGATAAAAGAAAGCATACCAACATCCATCGCATCAAACATCCAACCAAGACCTGCGATGCTGAGTAATTTTTTTTGTGAAATTGCTTTATTTTCCATCTATGTAACCCTCCTCTTGTCTTGACATCTGTCATTACTAGATAACTATAGTCCTCGTAATAAAAAAAAACAAGTACATTTGATTACATATTGGATCATATTTTTATTATTTTTAACGATACTTACATTTCTATACGGTGAAGGTTTCAGGTATAGGGAGGCCAATTTCCCTTAATTTTTTTTCCCCTATTTACATTAACGCTACGTAAAGGTTTATATTGATTTTATCAGGAGGTGAAGCATATGGAATACACGGTTCAAAAACTCGGACAATTGGCTGGAATTAGTACGAGAACATTACGGTATTACGACCAAATCGGTCTTCTGCAACCAAGCAGGGTGAATTCTAATGGATATCGAATTTATGGGCAATCGGAGGTGAATCGCCTTCAGCAGATCCTATTTTATAAAGAGCTTGGAGTTAGCTTGGATATGATTAAAGAAATACTCTCCTCCTCTACGTTTGACGCAGAAACAGCGCTTAGAGAACATCGTTTAAAGCTAATTGAAAAGAAGCAACAAATTGAAACGTTAATTTGTAATGTGGAAAAGACTATTGCAGAATCTGAAGGGAGAATGAC from Robertmurraya sp. FSL R5-0851 includes the following:
- a CDS encoding MFS transporter, translating into MENKAISQKKLLSIAGLGWMFDAMDVGMLSFIIAALNADWGLTPEQMGWIGSVNSIGMAVGALVFGIWADRIGRKNIFIITLLLFSLASGASAFTTTLAAFLVLRFFVGMGLGGELPVASTLVSESVPAKDRGRVVVLLESFWAFGWLLSALISYFIIPSYGWKIALIISAIPAFYALYLRVNLPDSPAFSKKKVEKRTVIQNIQDVWSKDHSRSTFVLWVVWFTVVFSYYGMFLWLPSVMVMKGFSMIKSFEYVLIMTLAQLPGYYTAAWLIEKLGRKFVLVTYLLGTAASALVFGNAETTAILMTAGILLSFFNLGAWGALYAYTPEQYPAVIRGTGSGMAASIGRVGGILGPLLVGSLVAAGYSIGFIFTIFCISIVVGVVVLAFFGRETKQIELT